In Primulina huaijiensis isolate GDHJ02 chromosome 16, ASM1229523v2, whole genome shotgun sequence, a single genomic region encodes these proteins:
- the LOC140961522 gene encoding probable WRKY transcription factor 33: protein MASSGGSLNTCHHRSFSNQCFTSDLLTAETASAMNQEKSPFNWVNSDHQKSIEIPKYKSFPPSSLPVSPPPVSPSSYLSIPPSLSPSVLLDSPVLFSSANVLPSPTTGAFSTAKLEQEDTKFSDFSFHSLTRPSHDSSSSIFPSSNSTDSFRRQQQEKGTFHLLDKQSEFATRKSALKSEPSQMHSFSYQEISTVQTSLENTSAPQPDQSILYAQPSQYVREQKRSEDGYNWRKYGQKQVKGSENPRSYYKCTFLNCPTKKKVERNLEGHITEIVYKGTHNHPKPQSTRRSSSNSVQNLTYNNFGIQNQSNSFLDNGQMESHVATTPENSSASFGDDDFEQGSSLSNSKDDDENEPEAKRWKGENENEGVSAAGNRTVREPRIVVQTTSDIDILDDGYRWRKYGQKVVKGNPNPRSYYKCTYNGCPVRKHVERASHDLRAVVTTYEGKHNHDVPAARGSGSYTMSRPPPTTTNNAPTAIRPSATGNHSNGTNYPNPTRMQTMQHQTPYTLQMLHDTDSFGFSGFGNSTGAYANHMQQTENSQSITKEEPRDDSFFDSFLN from the exons ATGGCTTCTTCTGGAGGCAGCTTGAATACCTGTCATCACCGAAGCTTCTCCAATCAATGCTTTACTTCTGATCTTCTTACTGCTGAAACGGCATCGGCCATGAATCAAGAGAAATCTCCATTCAACTGGGTCAATTCAGATCACCAAAAAAGCATAGAAATCCCAAAGTACAAGTCGTTTCCGCCATCTTCGTTACCTGTATCCCCACCACCTGTTTCTCCTTCTTCTTATCTTTCCATTCCTCCGAGTTTGAGCCCTTCTGTGCTGCTTGATTCTCCTGTTCTTTTTTCTTCTGCTAAT GTTCTTCCTTCTCCGACTACCGGGGCTTTTAGTACTGCTAAGCTGGAACAGGAGGACACAAAGTTCTCTGATTTCTCTTTCCATTCTCTAACAAGGCCTTCTCATGATTCTTCATCATCCATTTTTCCGTCGTCAAATTCAACG GATTCATTCAGAAGACAACAGCAAGAAAAGGGAACGTTTCATTTACTTGACAAGCAATCTGAATTTGCAACAAGAAAGTCTGCACTAAAATCAGAACCATCCCAAATGCATAGTTTCAGTTATCAAGAAATTTCCACAGTTCAAACCAGCTTGGAGAATACATCTGCCCCACAACCTGATCAATCAATCCTATATGCTCAACCATCTCAATATGTTAGGGAGCAAAAAAGATCCGAGGATGGTTACAACTGGAGGAAATATGGACAAAAACAAGTCAAGGGAAGCGAAAATCCCCGTAGTTACTACAAGTGCACATTTTTAAACTGTCCCACGAAGAAGAAGGTGGAGAGGAATTTGGAAGGACATATTACAGAAATAGTGTACAAAGGGACTCACAATCATCCGAAGCCTCAATCTACTCGGAGATCATCTTCTAATTCGGTTCAGAATCTTACATACAATAACTTTGGAATCCAAAATCAATCAAACTCGTTTCTTGACAATGGTCAGATGGAATCTCATGTGGCAACCACCCCAGAGAATTCATCTGCTTCTTTTGGAGATGATGATTTTGAACAGGGATCTTCACTTAGTAACTCGAAAGATGACGATGAAAATGAACCAGAGGCCAAGAGATG gaAAGGGGAAAATGAGAACGAGGGGGTATCAGCTGCTGGTAATAGAACCGTTCGAGAGCCAAGAATCGTTGTTCAAACGACAAGTGATATCGACATTCTTGACGATGGTTATAGATGGAGGAAGTATGGACAGAAAGTGGTTAAGGGCAACCCAAATCCTAG GAGCTACTACAAATGCACATACAACGGTTGTCCGGTCAGGAAACATGTAGAGCGAGCATCCCACGATTTAAGGGCAGTGGTCACTACATACGAAGGGAAGCACAACCATGATGTTCCCGCAGCACGCGGTAGTGGCAGCTACACTATGAGCAGACCACCACCAACCACCACTAACAATGCCCCAACAGCAATAAGACCCTCTGCTACCGGAAACCACTCTAACGGGACAAACTACCCAAACCCGACGAGAATGCAAACAATGCAACACCAAACACCTTACACACTTCAAATGCTGCACGACACCGATAGTTTTGGATTCTCTGGTTTTGGAAACTCTACGGGTGCCTATGCCAATCATATGCAACAGACAGAGAATTCCCAGTCTATAACCAAGGAAGAACCTAGAGATGACTCATTTTTTGACTCATTTCTCAACTGA
- the LOC140960906 gene encoding patellin-6-like: protein MEASQRLTPESSPKPFNKSIVGSLIEAASFRTPSFKEDTYFITHLKHSERKALRELKDQLMASHGPDSMWGVPLLGSEDEKTDVILLKFLRARDFRVQDALTMLLKCLDWRKDFGADGILEEDLGSFKELEGVVAFMHGYDREGHPACYNAYGIFKDKEMYDKIFGDDEKLKKFLRWRVQILERGIKLLNFKPGGVNSIIQVTDLKDMPKRELRVVSNHILSLFQDNYPEMVARKIFINVPWYFSLLYSMFSPFLTQRSKTKFVIAKEGNVAETLYKFIRPDDVPVQYGGLSRPNDEFKDSETAASEFTVKAGEKVNIEIEGIEAGAVIIWDIVVGGWEIDYSAEFQPNAQGRYSITVEKQRRLRSTEEAIHNSFTAAEAGKLVLSVDNSASRKRKVAAYRYMVKC from the exons ATGGAAGCTAGCCAACGTCTGACTCCTGAATCCTCACCAAAACCCTTCAACAAAAGCATTGTCGGTTCATTGATCGAGGCTGCCTCATTTCGAACTCCATCTTTCAAGGAAGACACATACTTCATAACCCACCTCAAGCACTCCGAAAGAAAGGCTCTCCGGGAGCTCAAGGACCAGCTCATGGCATCTCACGGCCCTGATTCCATGTGGGGCGTCCCGTTGCTCGGGTCCGAAGACGAGAAGACTGACGTCATCCTGCTTAAATTCCTCCGAGCGAGGGATTTCAGGGTTCAGGATGCCCTCACCATGCTGCTCAAGTGCTTGGATTGGAGAAAGGATTTCGGAGCCGACGGCATTTTGGAGGAGGACTTGGGATCGTTCAAAGAGCTGGAAGGTGTTGTGGCTTTCATGCATGGATATGATAGGGAAGGGCATCCGGCTTGTTACAATGCCTATGGTATCTTCAAAGATAAGGAAATGTACGATAAGATTTTTGGAGATGACGAGAAGCTGAAGAAATTCTTGAGGTGGAGGGTTCAGATTCTCGAGAGAGGGATCAAGCTTTTGAATTTCAAGCCTGGTGGGGTGAATTCTATCATCCAGGTCACTGATCTTAAAGATATGCCTAAAAGAGAGCTCAGGGTAGTGTCTAATCACATTCTCTCTTTGTTCCAAGACAATTACCCTGAAATGGTAGCCAGAAAG ATATTCATAAATGTGCCATGGTACTTCAGTTTGCTGTACTCAATGTTTAGCCCATTTCTGACTCAAAGAAGCAAGACTAAATTTGTGATTGCCAAGGAAGGAAATGTTGCCGAGACTCTCTACAA ATTTATTAGGCCGGACGATGTTCCGGTTCAATACGGCGGACTGAGTCGACCCAACGATGAGTTTAAGGATTCAGAAACAGCAGCATCAGAGTTCACGGTCAAAGCTGGGGAGAAAGTCAACATTGAAATAGAAGGCATAGAG GCTGGGGCAGTGATTATATGGGACATAGTGGTTGGAGGGTGGGAAATAGATTACAGCGCTGAATTCCAACCAAATGCACAAGGTAGGTACAGCATTACCGTGGAGAAGCAACGGCGGCTCCGCTCCACGGAGGAGGCAATTCACAACTCATTCACCGCCGCAGAAGCTGGGAAATTGGTGCTCTCCGTTGATAACTCCGCCTCCCGAAAGCGGAAGGTGGCGGCGTACAGATACATGGTCAAGTGTTGA